One window of the Bacteroidota bacterium genome contains the following:
- a CDS encoding tetratricopeptide repeat protein — MKYKITLLAIFISIGLSSIGQVNIDSLWNVWNDTNQPDTTRLKAIHDIAKEGYSYSQPDSAFYFAQMGYDFAKSKGLKKQMADALSLQGMCSYYKGNLTIASDYHKRSLAIQEEIGNMKGISVSLHNIGINYHVEGDYVNALNYYRRSLTINEKIGNKNGIAMTLGNIGMIYRDQGDIANALDCYTRSLAINEKIMNKRGIAFALSGIGNIYNDHGDYSTAIDYYNRSIAFSEEIDDKRRIAFSLVNIGMVYYKQGDSARALDYYTRSLTLFEEIETKQGIAQTLKRMGDVHYEQGDYASAIAYNSRSLSIAQEIGLAEETRDAAQALYELYKATNRQKPALEMYELYITTRDSINSEENQKEVIRQKYKYEYDKQAIADSVAYIQVQKVQQAKLEKSKTQQLALIIGVILLLVFLAYMYNRFRVTRKQKLIISEQNKELATATELAETANSELQTKSEELEKFNTVMLDREMRIIELKKEVNNLAKTNDTGTPYPEIGDK, encoded by the coding sequence ATGAAATATAAAATCACTCTTCTTGCTATTTTTATCAGCATTGGTCTGAGTTCCATAGGTCAGGTTAATATTGACTCCTTATGGAATGTATGGAACGACACTAACCAGCCTGACACCACTCGTTTAAAAGCAATACACGATATAGCCAAGGAAGGCTATTCCTATTCACAACCCGACAGTGCTTTCTATTTTGCACAAATGGGATATGACTTTGCAAAAAGCAAGGGATTAAAAAAACAGATGGCAGACGCTTTAAGCCTCCAGGGAATGTGTTCTTATTACAAGGGTAACTTAACCATTGCTAGTGACTACCATAAACGATCTTTGGCAATTCAAGAAGAAATTGGGAATATGAAAGGAATAAGTGTATCCCTTCATAATATCGGGATTAATTACCATGTAGAGGGGGATTATGTCAACGCCCTAAATTATTATAGGCGCAGTTTAACTATCAACGAAAAAATTGGAAACAAGAATGGAATTGCTATGACCCTTGGAAACATCGGGATGATTTATCGTGATCAAGGGGATATTGCCAACGCCCTTGACTGTTATACGCGCAGCTTAGCCATCAATGAAAAAATTATGAATAAAAGGGGAATTGCTTTCGCCCTATCGGGCATTGGGAATATTTATAATGACCATGGGGATTACTCAACTGCCATTGACTATTATAACCGCAGTATAGCCTTCAGTGAAGAAATTGATGATAAACGTAGGATTGCTTTTTCCTTAGTGAACATCGGGATGGTCTATTATAAACAGGGCGATTCCGCAAGAGCCTTAGACTATTATACACGCAGTCTAACCTTATTCGAAGAAATTGAGACCAAACAGGGTATTGCTCAAACCTTAAAAAGAATGGGGGATGTTCATTATGAACAGGGTGATTACGCAAGTGCGATAGCTTACAACAGCCGCTCGCTATCCATAGCACAAGAGATCGGTCTTGCAGAAGAGACAAGGGATGCCGCTCAAGCCCTTTATGAGTTATATAAAGCCACGAATAGGCAAAAACCAGCCCTGGAAATGTACGAGCTTTACATAACAACAAGAGACAGTATTAATAGTGAAGAAAACCAGAAAGAGGTTATCCGTCAAAAATATAAATATGAATATGATAAACAGGCAATAGCTGATAGCGTAGCTTATATTCAAGTGCAAAAAGTACAGCAAGCCAAACTTGAAAAATCTAAAACACAACAACTTGCATTGATTATAGGTGTGATTTTGTTACTGGTATTTTTGGCCTATATGTACAATAGATTTCGTGTAACCCGAAAACAGAAATTAATAATCTCAGAACAGAATAAGGAACTTGCAACTGCTACAGAACTTGCAGAAACAGCAAACAGTGAATTGCAAACTAAATCCGAAGAGTTGGAGAAGTTTAACACTGTAATGCTGGATAGAGAAATGAGAATTATTGAGTTGAAGAAAGAGGTTAATAATTTGGCAAAAACTAATGACACTGGAACTCCCTATCCTGAAATTGGGGATAAATAA
- a CDS encoding tetratricopeptide repeat protein encodes MKKKITLFAIFISIGLTSICQINLDSLWNVWNDNTRPDTIRLDAINKLAQESKKKYQYDIAFNYAKSQFDFAKLKGLKKHMAFALYTMGASSYFKSEYLNAIDYFTQCIDIRKEIGGKNVIASCLTYIGINYYTLGDYSSALEYYTQSLTIYKELGSTRGISTTNLNIGIIHFERGDYSTAIDYYTRSLVMQEKLDDKQGISYSLSNIAIIYSKMGDYITASNYYTRSLGILEEIGDKKGISNALYNIGSNFLKQGEYIKSIENYLSCLKISEEIENIEYKALSYRGIADNKSELHEFNVAIEYYTRALDIFDKIGDKKNISSTLINIGINYKKLGNNQEAITYSNRALNLAKEMGHTLETRKSAKILYDVYKSIGKNRMALEMYELYITKRDSLDSETNQKEVIRQKYKYNYDKKAIADSVTYLQVQKVQQAKLEKSRILQYALIGGVTLLLVFLGYVFNRFRITQKQKLMISEQNKELATATKLAESANIELQAKSEELEKFNNVMLDREMRIIELKKETNKMVMDNNIELPYPEVGDV; translated from the coding sequence ATGAAAAAGAAAATTACTCTTTTTGCTATATTTATCAGCATTGGTCTGACCTCCATATGTCAGATAAACCTTGACTCCCTGTGGAATGTATGGAACGATAATACTAGGCCTGATACCATTCGCCTTGACGCAATTAATAAATTAGCACAGGAAAGCAAAAAAAAATATCAGTATGACATAGCTTTTAATTATGCTAAATCACAGTTTGATTTTGCCAAATTAAAAGGATTAAAGAAACATATGGCTTTTGCCCTTTACACCATGGGTGCGAGTTCTTATTTCAAAAGTGAATACTTGAATGCCATTGATTATTTTACACAATGTATAGACATCAGAAAAGAAATTGGTGGTAAAAACGTTATTGCTTCTTGCTTGACCTATATTGGAATTAATTATTATACTCTGGGTGATTACTCCAGTGCCCTAGAATATTATACTCAAAGTTTAACAATCTATAAAGAATTAGGCTCTACAAGGGGAATTTCAACAACCAACTTAAACATTGGAATTATTCATTTTGAAAGGGGTGATTACAGCACTGCAATTGACTATTATACTCGCAGCTTAGTCATGCAAGAAAAATTAGATGATAAGCAAGGGATTTCCTATTCATTATCTAACATTGCTATTATTTATAGTAAGATGGGTGATTACATCACAGCAAGTAACTATTATACTCGTAGTTTAGGCATCTTAGAAGAAATAGGCGATAAAAAAGGAATTTCTAATGCATTGTATAACATTGGGAGTAATTTTCTCAAACAAGGTGAATATATCAAATCCATAGAAAACTATTTAAGTTGTTTAAAGATTTCAGAAGAAATTGAAAACATAGAATATAAAGCATTATCATATAGGGGTATAGCTGATAACAAAAGTGAACTTCATGAGTTTAATGTTGCAATTGAATATTACACTCGAGCCTTAGATATCTTTGACAAAATTGGGGATAAAAAAAACATAAGTTCTACCTTAATCAACATCGGAATTAACTATAAAAAACTTGGCAATAATCAAGAAGCAATTACATATAGCAATCGTGCACTGAACTTAGCAAAAGAGATGGGTCATACTTTAGAAACAAGGAAATCTGCAAAAATATTATATGATGTTTATAAATCTATCGGTAAGAACAGGATGGCTTTAGAAATGTACGAGCTTTACATTACAAAAAGAGATAGCCTCGACAGTGAAACAAACCAAAAAGAAGTTATTCGACAAAAGTATAAGTATAATTACGACAAAAAAGCCATAGCTGATAGCGTAACTTATCTCCAGGTCCAAAAAGTACAGCAAGCAAAACTCGAAAAATCCAGGATCCTACAATATGCTTTAATTGGAGGCGTGACTTTATTGCTTGTATTTCTGGGATATGTGTTTAATCGATTTCGGATAACCCAAAAGCAGAAATTGATGATTTCTGAACAGAATAAGGAGCTTGCAACTGCCACTAAACTAGCAGAATCAGCAAATATTGAGTTGCAAGCAAAATCTGAAGAGTTAGAAAAATTTAATAATGTGATGTTGGATAGAGAAATGAGAATTATTGAGTTGAAAAAAGAGACAAATAAAATGGTAATGGATAACAATATTGAACTTCCTTATCCTGAAGTTGGTGATGTGTAA